The Bradysia coprophila strain Holo2 unplaced genomic scaffold, BU_Bcop_v1 contig_70, whole genome shotgun sequence genome contains a region encoding:
- the LOC119083932 gene encoding serine/threonine-protein kinase Doa-like, with translation MSNQTCTETEPIPSVDRHGHLICEPGATITDRYRIVRKLGKGSFSWVVEVTDTKTESTVALKVSRNKSSCRKAAKREIMFLGYIARRDPDDTSLCAKMRDAFLWHGHYCITFDILGSDVYHFLELNEFVPFPMDQVRHMAYQLCHAVNFLHQQGIIHTDLKTDNILFVDSSYTKEYHPEKKMNIRSVNRTDIRLIDLGCAEDDELPQSYTISNRCYRAPEVVLKNNWSHPVDVWSIGCILYELHTGNLLFNTDDDDLEHLAIMERILGEFPVAGEHKYFPNGKLNFDWTQRPLEVHCHQPLRTSIKAEIDDDLIDLMEKMLAYEPAKRITLKEALTHPFFDKLPASQRKTV, from the coding sequence ATGTCAAACCAAACGTGTACCGAAACTGAACCGATTCCAAGCGTAGACCGACACGGCCATCTCATCTGTGAACCGGGTGCAACCATAACCGATAGATATCGAATTGTGAGAAAACTGGGCAAAGGCTCCTTCAGCTGGGTGGTGGAAGTCACCGACACCAAAACGGAGTCAACAGTTGCATTGAAAGTGAGCAGAAATAAGtcaagttgcaggaaggcgGCAAAGAGAGAAATCATGTTTTTGGGGTATATTGCACGACGCGATCCGGACGACACCAGCCTATGTGCCAAAATGCGAGATGCATTTTTATGGCACGGACACTACTGCATTACATTCGACATACTTGGATCCGATGTCTACCATTTCCTCGAACTCAACGAATTCGTACCGTTCCCGATGGATCAAGTCAGGCACATGGCCTACCAGCTGTGCCATGCAGTGAACTTTTTACATCAACAAGGGATCATACACACCGACCTGAAGACGGACAATATTCTGTTTGTGGATTCGAGCTACACGAAGGAGTATCATCcggagaagaaaatgaatattcgGTCGGTTAACCGAACGGACATTCGTTTGATCGATTTGGGCTGTGCTGAAGATGACGAATTACCTCAGTCATACACCATCAGTAATCGGTGTTATCGTGCACCTGAAGTCgtgctgaaaaataattggagCCATCCAGTCGATGTGTGGTCAATCGGTTGCATTCTTTACGAATTACACACCGGAAACCTGCTATTCAATACAGACGATGACGATTTGGAACATTTGGCGATAATGGAAAGAATTCTGGGTGAATTTCCTGTAGCCGGCGAGCATAAATACTTTCCGAATGGTAAGTTAAACTTCGATTGGACTCAGCGACCGTTAGAGGTACATTGTCATCAACCGTTGCGGACTTCAATAAAGGCGGAAATCGATGACGACTTAATTGACTTGATGGAGAAAATGTTGGCCTACGAACCGGCGAAGAGAATTACATTGAAGGAGGCATTGACGCATCCATTCTTTGACAAATTGCCAGCGTCTCAACGAAAAACGGTTTGA